One window of the Rhodococcus sovatensis genome contains the following:
- a CDS encoding ABC transporter permease translates to MTSGAPATAKPTVASRFNVDSILREPLLGPLAALFIAIIVFSSVSDSFLNPQNVSLILQQSVVVGILAVGQTLIILTSGIDLSIGAVAVFGTIVMAQSAGANGPVVALGSTLLVCMAFGALNGGLVTMLRLPPFIVTLGTFTAIQAATRLLAGSETYRVEEGPLTFLGTSFKIGSFSTTFGVVAMVLVYIVVWYALSQTSWGKHIYAVGGNPQASALSGIKTGRVLFSVYIATGVIAAIAAWAALGRIPNADPNAYQNANLETITAVVIGGTSLFGGRGGVGGTLVGTLIVGVLRNGLTQAGVDSLYQNIATGILVIVAVAVDQFARRRSQ, encoded by the coding sequence ATGACCTCTGGCGCTCCAGCGACAGCGAAGCCGACGGTGGCGAGCCGGTTCAACGTAGACAGCATCTTGCGTGAACCGTTGCTCGGTCCGTTGGCCGCACTGTTCATCGCAATCATCGTCTTCAGCTCGGTCTCGGATTCATTCCTCAATCCGCAAAACGTCTCGCTGATCCTGCAACAGTCCGTCGTGGTCGGCATTCTCGCCGTCGGCCAGACACTCATCATCCTCACCTCCGGTATCGATCTCTCGATCGGTGCGGTCGCCGTGTTCGGAACGATCGTGATGGCGCAGAGCGCTGGAGCGAATGGTCCGGTCGTCGCATTGGGGTCGACGCTGCTGGTGTGCATGGCGTTCGGTGCCCTCAACGGCGGGCTCGTCACGATGCTGCGACTCCCACCGTTCATCGTCACTCTGGGTACGTTCACTGCGATCCAGGCGGCCACTCGCCTCCTCGCGGGTTCCGAGACGTACCGCGTGGAAGAGGGACCGCTCACTTTCCTCGGCACGTCGTTCAAAATCGGCTCGTTCTCGACCACCTTCGGCGTGGTCGCGATGGTGCTGGTCTACATCGTCGTGTGGTACGCGTTGTCTCAAACCTCCTGGGGCAAACACATTTACGCGGTAGGTGGAAACCCGCAGGCGTCGGCTCTGTCGGGCATCAAGACCGGGCGGGTGCTGTTCTCCGTCTACATCGCGACGGGAGTCATCGCGGCCATCGCCGCCTGGGCGGCACTGGGTCGTATCCCGAACGCCGATCCGAACGCGTACCAGAACGCCAACCTCGAGACGATCACCGCGGTGGTCATCGGCGGAACGAGTTTGTTCGGCGGGCGCGGCGGCGTCGGCGGAACTCTGGTGGGAACGCTGATCGTCGGCGTTCTCCGTAACGGACTCACCCAGGCCGGTGTCGACAGTCTGTACCAGAACATCGCGACCGGAATTCTTGTGATCGTCGCGGTGGCCGTGGATCAATTCGCACGCAGGAGATCACAATGA
- a CDS encoding substrate-binding domain-containing protein: protein MFTLRRRTTLTIGTVVMASSLVLGLTACSSGSDSDSVKVGLITKTDSNPYFVKLREAAQAQADKSGAELVALAGAFDGDNEGQVSAIENMVGQGVKGILITPNSSTGVLDAIQNARDAGVIVIALDTATDPEDAVDATFATDNRAAGVSQGAWVKAALGTTAPQVVMLDGTAGGTVDSFRHDGFLEGMGLTNDSPEIVGQENTNGDQTKAQTAMENLIQRAPQTNALYTINEPAAAGAYQAIQSAGKEAQVTIGSIDGSCTGVADVKAGKIGATVMQFPAKMAEQGVDAVVAFAKDGTKPSGFNDTGSQLITDKPVAGLESQDTAWGEQNCWG, encoded by the coding sequence ATGTTCACTCTTCGCCGCAGGACCACGCTCACGATCGGAACGGTCGTGATGGCCAGTTCGCTGGTCCTGGGCCTGACTGCGTGCAGCAGCGGTTCCGACTCCGACAGCGTGAAAGTCGGCCTGATCACCAAGACGGACTCGAACCCGTACTTCGTGAAGTTGCGCGAGGCCGCGCAGGCCCAGGCCGACAAGAGCGGCGCCGAGCTGGTCGCGCTGGCGGGCGCTTTCGACGGTGACAACGAGGGACAGGTTTCGGCCATCGAGAACATGGTCGGCCAGGGCGTCAAGGGGATCCTGATCACGCCCAACTCCTCGACGGGTGTGCTCGATGCGATCCAGAACGCGCGCGACGCAGGCGTCATCGTCATCGCACTCGACACGGCAACCGACCCTGAGGACGCGGTCGATGCCACCTTCGCCACCGACAACAGGGCAGCCGGCGTCAGCCAGGGCGCGTGGGTCAAGGCCGCGCTCGGCACGACGGCACCGCAGGTCGTGATGCTCGACGGAACGGCAGGCGGAACCGTCGACTCCTTCCGTCACGACGGATTCCTGGAGGGAATGGGCCTCACCAACGATTCGCCGGAGATCGTCGGTCAGGAGAACACCAACGGCGATCAGACCAAGGCGCAGACCGCGATGGAGAACCTCATCCAGCGCGCACCACAAACCAACGCGCTCTACACCATCAACGAGCCGGCAGCAGCGGGCGCCTACCAAGCCATCCAGTCTGCAGGCAAGGAAGCTCAGGTCACCATCGGCTCCATCGACGGCAGCTGCACGGGCGTCGCGGACGTCAAGGCCGGAAAGATCGGCGCGACGGTCATGCAGTTCCCAGCCAAGATGGCCGAACAGGGCGTGGATGCCGTGGTCGCGTTCGCGAAGGACGGAACCAAGCCCAGCGGATTCAACGACACGGGCTCGCAGCTCATCACGGACAAGCCAGTAGCCGGGCTCGAGTCGCAAGACACCGCCTGGGGCGAACAGAACTGCTGGGGCTGA
- a CDS encoding TerD family protein — MSSPFLTKGQNITLPAEVTELDVIVSWVDPERDLDASALLVDEDGRVRSDADFVFYNQPESPDAAVRYLGSSSTDEGKQERVSIHLNSLPLDVVKVVIAGSSDEHGLSEFGKLALQVRDQSGSVLGEFFTADATSERALVFGEVYRRDGAWKLRAVGQGWESGLAGLAQDFGVDVDDSEQDESIDDVVVVEVADSHAQATTPTGEVVDVSIVDVDPPKRAVRTKKPAAKKVTPPQFTLAGGEGWHTARLFSVSGVGSGEEQEKRATSALIATMQAVRPFARAICARAGAPSGPFEGYLEVPFVKGEGKVIPDGVFRVSRAGHVWTALLEVKTGTGKLTKEQLENYLDVARRHKYEVVLSLSNDIPASVGELPVQVNKAKLNRVSLRHISWSEVIHEARMLLSHGDLADSLQVWILSEFVRYLTHPKSGATEFVDMGRHWVAVRDSVTAGTLRPSDVKALSVANTWASLSRHLALRMTADLGVTVKHHLPRKLSGDPQARNEYIVEQLATSGCLAATLRIPDAAGDVSVEADLRTNKIQCSTTIEAPNDGTALRRASWLLKQLEDAPADILVEAVFADVSEVSCENLATVRADTKSLTSGRVSELRRFTLTSPTKMGSKRSGSAAGFIVSVTAAVDAFYRDVVQPLKPWVPSAPESAIGSE, encoded by the coding sequence GTGAGTTCACCATTTCTGACCAAGGGACAGAACATCACGCTACCGGCTGAAGTGACGGAGCTGGACGTCATCGTGTCGTGGGTCGACCCCGAGCGTGATCTCGATGCTTCTGCCCTGCTGGTGGACGAGGACGGCCGTGTTCGGTCGGACGCGGACTTCGTCTTCTACAACCAACCGGAGTCACCCGACGCAGCCGTACGGTACCTAGGTAGCAGTAGCACCGATGAAGGCAAACAAGAACGGGTGTCGATCCATCTGAACTCGCTGCCATTGGATGTTGTAAAAGTCGTCATCGCCGGCAGTTCGGACGAGCACGGTCTGAGCGAATTCGGCAAGTTGGCATTGCAGGTGCGAGATCAGTCCGGTTCGGTACTGGGTGAATTCTTCACCGCGGACGCAACATCGGAACGCGCGCTCGTATTCGGGGAAGTGTACCGACGAGATGGTGCGTGGAAGCTGCGAGCGGTCGGACAAGGATGGGAGTCGGGTCTAGCCGGTTTGGCACAAGATTTCGGTGTCGACGTCGACGACAGCGAGCAGGACGAATCGATCGATGATGTAGTCGTGGTGGAGGTTGCGGACTCGCATGCGCAGGCCACGACACCGACCGGTGAGGTTGTGGACGTCTCGATCGTCGATGTCGATCCACCGAAACGGGCTGTGCGAACGAAAAAGCCGGCCGCGAAGAAGGTGACACCGCCTCAGTTCACTCTCGCAGGCGGGGAAGGGTGGCACACCGCTCGCTTGTTTTCGGTGTCCGGTGTCGGTTCAGGGGAGGAACAAGAGAAGCGCGCGACCTCGGCGTTGATTGCGACGATGCAGGCCGTACGTCCGTTCGCTCGGGCGATTTGCGCTCGCGCGGGGGCACCTTCGGGCCCGTTCGAGGGATATCTGGAGGTGCCGTTCGTCAAGGGCGAGGGCAAGGTGATCCCCGATGGGGTGTTTCGGGTGTCCCGCGCCGGTCACGTGTGGACTGCTTTGCTGGAGGTCAAGACCGGAACGGGGAAATTGACGAAGGAACAGCTCGAGAACTACCTCGACGTAGCCAGACGGCACAAGTACGAGGTCGTGCTGAGTCTGTCGAACGACATTCCGGCGTCGGTGGGTGAGCTTCCGGTCCAGGTGAACAAGGCCAAACTCAACAGGGTTTCACTGAGGCACATTTCGTGGTCAGAGGTGATTCATGAAGCTCGAATGTTGTTGTCGCACGGTGATCTCGCGGATTCTCTGCAGGTATGGATTCTTAGCGAGTTCGTTCGATATCTGACGCATCCGAAGTCCGGTGCGACCGAGTTCGTGGATATGGGTCGTCATTGGGTGGCGGTGCGTGATTCGGTGACCGCCGGGACCCTTCGGCCCAGCGACGTCAAGGCGTTGTCGGTTGCGAATACGTGGGCGTCGTTGTCACGGCATCTGGCATTGCGTATGACGGCTGATCTCGGGGTCACGGTGAAGCACCACCTGCCGAGGAAGCTGAGCGGGGATCCTCAGGCGCGGAACGAGTACATTGTCGAGCAACTCGCTACGAGTGGCTGCCTGGCCGCGACTCTACGGATCCCCGATGCGGCCGGGGATGTCAGCGTCGAAGCAGATTTGCGTACCAACAAGATTCAGTGCAGCACGACCATCGAAGCTCCCAACGATGGTACGGCGCTTCGGCGTGCATCGTGGTTGCTCAAGCAACTCGAGGACGCGCCGGCGGACATCCTCGTCGAGGCTGTATTTGCCGACGTCAGTGAGGTTTCGTGTGAGAACCTGGCGACTGTTCGAGCCGATACGAAGTCCTTGACGTCCGGGCGGGTCAGCGAGCTGCGACGGTTCACACTGACGTCGCCGACGAAAATGGGAAGCAAGCGTTCGGGGTCGGCTGCAGGTTTCATCGTCAGTGTCACCGCTGCGGTCGATGCGTTCTACCGCGATGTCGTGCAACCGCTGAAGCCTTGGGTGCCGTCGGCGCCGGAGTCGGCGATCGGATCGGAATGA
- a CDS encoding dihydrofolate reductase family protein, with protein sequence MGKLIYGFTVSVDGYINDAQGSIDFSDPSEELHQYWNDFERETALSFYGRRLYELMADYWPTADAAPDATPMILDFAHIWRNMPKVVFSRTLESVDWNSRLERGDPVEVVTKLKAETDGRLEVAGATLAAPIVRAGLVDEYRIVISPTAVGGGTPFFPTLPSWISLRLLENRTFPGGTVLLRYEAKHD encoded by the coding sequence ATGGGCAAACTCATCTATGGCTTCACCGTCTCGGTGGACGGGTACATCAACGACGCACAAGGCAGCATCGACTTCTCCGATCCGAGCGAAGAATTGCACCAGTATTGGAACGACTTCGAGCGGGAAACAGCCCTGTCGTTCTACGGGCGGCGGCTCTATGAACTGATGGCTGACTACTGGCCGACCGCCGACGCGGCCCCGGATGCCACACCTATGATCCTCGACTTCGCGCACATCTGGCGCAACATGCCCAAGGTCGTGTTCTCGCGCACCCTGGAGTCCGTCGACTGGAACTCCCGCCTGGAACGCGGCGACCCGGTCGAGGTGGTAACGAAGCTGAAAGCCGAAACCGACGGAAGGTTGGAGGTCGCGGGCGCGACTCTGGCCGCACCGATCGTGCGGGCCGGACTGGTGGATGAGTACAGGATCGTAATCTCCCCCACCGCCGTGGGCGGAGGTACACCGTTCTTCCCGACACTGCCGTCATGGATCTCGCTACGACTGTTGGAGAACCGTACCTTCCCAGGCGGCACGGTCCTGTTGCGCTACGAGGCGAAACACGATTGA
- a CDS encoding TetR/AcrR family transcriptional regulator, translating into MAHTSSDHRISAAALQLLRSGGPRSATIEGVAALSGVAKTTIYRRYRNRREMLTAALAPISDPPRVDMEMDPRDQLRSFVHYAAGAVHAGIGFGGLAALLVDDDPEFCELFRDVLAEHRSHLSAAIRAAIDSELIRRDIPIDTLVDSIVGTYAMEQARTGRIEAGWEDRIVALLFPEPLPVRC; encoded by the coding sequence ATGGCACACACATCGAGCGATCACAGGATTAGCGCTGCCGCACTGCAGCTGCTGCGGAGTGGAGGACCACGATCGGCGACGATCGAGGGTGTTGCGGCGTTGTCCGGGGTTGCAAAAACGACGATCTATCGACGCTACCGAAACCGACGCGAAATGCTGACTGCGGCTCTGGCGCCCATTTCCGATCCACCTCGGGTCGACATGGAGATGGACCCTCGCGACCAGCTGCGGTCGTTCGTTCACTATGCCGCGGGCGCTGTTCACGCCGGTATCGGGTTCGGGGGCCTTGCGGCCTTGCTGGTAGATGACGACCCAGAATTCTGCGAATTGTTTCGTGACGTTCTCGCAGAGCACCGATCGCACTTGTCGGCAGCCATTCGCGCCGCCATCGACAGCGAGTTGATTCGACGAGACATCCCGATCGACACCCTCGTCGATTCGATCGTGGGCACGTATGCGATGGAACAGGCTCGCACCGGCAGAATCGAAGCAGGATGGGAGGACCGAATAGTCGCGCTGCTCTTTCCCGAACCGCTACCCGTCCGATGTTGA
- a CDS encoding acyl-CoA dehydrogenase family protein, whose protein sequence is MDTLNPDVPDDVFADVLEQISQFVRSRVVPRELEIMNTDSIPADLRQQSADMGLFGYAIPQEWGGLGLNLIQDVEVAMELGYTSLSLRSMFGTNNGIAGQVLVGFGTDEQKGKWLPGMATGDIVASFALTEDGAGSNPAGLRTTARVDGTGWIINGSKRYITNAPIADMFVVFARLDPQPDTGNGIAVFLVPADTAGIQVGVKDAKMGQQGSGTADVSFTDVRIDADALVGGNGDIGYRAAMTSLARGRVHIAALAVGQAQRALDESVSYAAASTQGGEPIGNFQLVQAMIADQQVGVMAGRAMVRETARAWVEETDRRIAPSAVKLFCTEMVGNVADLAVQIHGGAGYMREVPVERIYRDVRLLRLYEGTSEIQRLIVGGGLVRAEQKRMS, encoded by the coding sequence ATGGACACACTGAACCCCGACGTACCTGACGACGTCTTTGCCGACGTTCTGGAACAGATCTCCCAGTTCGTTCGGTCGCGGGTCGTTCCGCGTGAACTGGAGATCATGAACACCGACTCCATTCCGGCGGACTTGCGTCAGCAGTCCGCCGACATGGGGTTGTTCGGCTACGCGATACCGCAGGAGTGGGGTGGCCTCGGTCTCAACCTGATTCAGGATGTCGAAGTGGCCATGGAACTCGGCTACACCTCACTTTCTCTGCGGTCGATGTTCGGAACCAACAACGGGATTGCCGGACAGGTACTCGTCGGTTTCGGCACCGACGAGCAGAAGGGGAAGTGGCTTCCAGGCATGGCCACCGGAGATATCGTCGCCTCCTTCGCCCTGACCGAGGACGGGGCAGGATCCAACCCCGCAGGGCTCAGGACAACAGCACGGGTCGACGGCACAGGCTGGATCATCAACGGCAGCAAGCGCTACATCACCAACGCGCCCATAGCGGACATGTTCGTCGTCTTCGCCAGGTTGGATCCACAGCCCGACACCGGCAACGGTATTGCCGTTTTCCTCGTTCCTGCCGACACAGCGGGGATCCAGGTTGGCGTCAAGGACGCCAAGATGGGCCAGCAGGGCTCCGGTACCGCCGACGTGTCGTTCACCGATGTCAGGATCGACGCCGACGCTTTGGTCGGCGGCAACGGCGACATCGGGTACAGGGCGGCGATGACGTCGTTGGCGCGCGGGCGCGTGCACATTGCGGCTCTTGCTGTCGGGCAGGCGCAACGAGCGTTGGACGAATCCGTGTCGTACGCGGCTGCATCCACCCAGGGCGGCGAGCCTATCGGCAACTTTCAGCTCGTTCAGGCGATGATCGCCGATCAACAGGTTGGGGTCATGGCCGGGCGAGCCATGGTCCGCGAAACAGCTCGGGCATGGGTCGAGGAAACCGACCGTCGTATCGCACCGTCGGCCGTCAAACTGTTCTGCACCGAAATGGTGGGCAACGTCGCTGATCTCGCCGTCCAGATTCACGGTGGCGCTGGATACATGCGTGAAGTTCCGGTCGAACGTATCTATCGCGATGTGCGACTGCTCCGGCTGTACGAGGGCACAAGCGAGATTCAGAGGTTGATCGTCGGCGGGGGATTGGTTCGCGCAGAACAGAAGCGCATGTCGTGA
- the purU gene encoding formyltetrahydrofolate deformylase, whose amino-acid sequence MSQTYTLTLSCRQRSGIVHAVSSFLFENSCDIIEHQQFDDALGAEFFLRTSFASDDVDSAQLTDRFVEVASRFGMTFTIAGDGLPRAVVMVSRMGHCLNDLIFRWRGRILGAELVAVISNHENLRPMAEAAGLPFLHVPVDPTNKGQAEARLFEIIDEFDADLVVLARYMQILSDDACRKLHGRAINIHHSFLPGFKGAKPYHQAFDRGVKQVGATAHYVTPDLDEGPIIEQEVIRIDHSYDPQRLATVGQDAEALALSRAVRWHCENRVLLHGHRTVVFK is encoded by the coding sequence ATGAGTCAGACCTACACGCTCACGCTCAGCTGCCGGCAGCGCTCCGGCATCGTTCATGCGGTTAGCTCGTTCCTCTTCGAGAACTCGTGCGACATCATCGAGCATCAACAATTCGACGACGCACTCGGAGCGGAGTTCTTCCTCCGCACGTCGTTCGCCTCCGACGACGTCGACAGCGCACAACTCACCGACCGGTTCGTCGAAGTCGCCTCTCGCTTCGGGATGACGTTCACCATTGCCGGTGACGGTCTGCCGCGTGCGGTGGTGATGGTCTCGCGGATGGGTCACTGCCTCAACGACCTGATTTTTCGGTGGCGTGGTCGAATACTGGGCGCCGAACTGGTTGCCGTCATCTCCAATCACGAAAATCTGCGGCCGATGGCAGAGGCAGCCGGCCTGCCGTTCCTGCACGTTCCTGTCGACCCCACCAACAAAGGGCAGGCAGAGGCGCGATTGTTCGAGATCATCGACGAATTCGATGCCGATTTGGTTGTCCTCGCCCGCTACATGCAGATCCTGTCCGACGACGCTTGTAGGAAGTTGCATGGCCGCGCCATCAATATTCACCACTCGTTTCTGCCCGGATTCAAGGGTGCGAAACCGTACCACCAGGCATTTGACCGCGGCGTGAAACAGGTTGGGGCAACGGCACATTACGTGACGCCGGACCTCGACGAAGGCCCGATCATCGAGCAGGAAGTGATTCGCATCGACCACAGCTACGATCCGCAACGGTTGGCGACCGTCGGCCAGGATGCCGAGGCCCTGGCGCTCTCTCGTGCAGTGCGGTGGCACTGCGAAAACCGCGTGCTGCTGCACGGACACCGAACCGTCGTGTTCAAGTAG
- a CDS encoding sarcosine oxidase subunit gamma, with protein sequence MADILVPISPLHSLGERCAAQPESVRLAEEAFTAMADLWVDPGGPGGAAVAAVIGADLPSTPGTSVNTPSATVIWLGPQEWLVTTRSQPGVELESELQDAVRRHGGAATDVSAQRTVFRLSGKYARLVLSKGCSLDLHPSVYPEGTAQQTMLALAAVLIVAIDDVGTDYRLLVRSSFARYLAEWLLDASAEF encoded by the coding sequence ATGGCTGACATCCTGGTACCGATCAGTCCGTTGCACAGCCTGGGTGAACGCTGTGCTGCACAACCAGAATCGGTGAGGCTCGCCGAGGAGGCCTTCACTGCGATGGCCGACCTATGGGTCGACCCGGGAGGACCAGGCGGAGCGGCCGTTGCTGCCGTCATCGGTGCAGACCTGCCGTCGACTCCCGGCACGTCCGTGAACACACCGTCGGCGACGGTCATTTGGCTGGGCCCGCAGGAGTGGCTGGTTACCACCCGGTCGCAGCCCGGAGTGGAGTTGGAGTCGGAACTTCAGGACGCGGTCCGCCGCCACGGCGGCGCTGCTACCGATGTATCGGCGCAGCGCACGGTCTTCCGGCTGTCGGGTAAGTATGCGCGACTGGTGTTGTCGAAGGGATGCTCGCTGGATCTGCACCCTTCCGTGTACCCCGAAGGTACCGCCCAGCAGACCATGCTTGCGCTTGCCGCAGTGCTGATCGTCGCGATCGACGACGTCGGCACCGACTATCGACTTCTGGTTCGGTCGTCCTTCGCACGGTATCTGGCCGAATGGCTGCTCGACGCATCCGCCGAGTTCTGA